Part of the Leptolyngbya iicbica LK genome is shown below.
CACGGGTCTGGCCCGGATAAATGCCCTGGCTCATTGGATATTTAGCTGACTGAATCATGGTAAATGCATCCCTTTGTAGTTGTATGTGTCGTGAGTGTTGCAACGTTTATACAACCTCACGTAGTCACCCATACTAAAAATGCCTAACTCAGCGCGCCCGCTAACGTCAAACGGTTTGAAAATACTTATTCACAGCAATTTTTTCTCATCCTTAAGCCAATCCAAGGCATCACAGCATCGACTCTCCAGCCAGTTCATCTCAACATAAATACTCAGCTAGAATTACAAGCTCATCAATTTTCATTGAAGCCTCTTAGGAAATTCAGTCGCCCTCAATAGCCAAGGCATCGCAGCAAGATTTACTCATCGCGATCGCCCCATCCCCCCTCTAAATCACCCATGTGATTGGGTCAGCTACTGCAACCAACTAAAATCGTCAAACTAAAAAGGATGCACGGCCAAACCGTACATCCTTCAAACTACCTAGCCATAAATCTAAGTGGCGCCCTAGTAAGCGTCTTGCAATTCGTAAAAATCTGGCGAAATGTAGTCTTTGCGCAAAGGCCATCCCTTCCAGTCTTCCGGCATCAGCAACCGCTTCAAATTAGGATGTCCTTCGTACACAATGCCGTACATGTCATAGCTTTCACGCTCTTGCCAGTCAGCAGCCTTCCAAATCCAGTAAACCGAAGGTAGCGTCGGGTTTTCGCGCGGCAAAAACACTTTTACCCGCACCTCTTCTGGACTAGTGGCATCATCACTGACTTTCACTAGATGGTAAAAACTCACTAGAGACTTACCAGGGCCTTCATCATACGCCCCTTGACATTGCAGATAGTTAAACCCATAAGCAAACAAAGCCGTGCAAATAGGAATCAAAAACTGCGGTTCAACCGTTAGCACTTCAATTCCTAAATGATCAGGAGCTAAAGACTCGTGACCAAAGCCATTCTCAGTCAGCCACTTTGATACGGGCCCGGCCTCAACAATGGCCCCGCCATCTTCAGCAGTCTCATTCTGATTTACATCCGCATCAGCCATTGACTTCCTCCTGCTTCGCTTCTTCCAAAGAAGATTCAACCGACATGCCCATCGCGGCCATCAATTCTTTTGGCGGCGTTTCGTGGGTGCCCGTCTGCAAATATTTGCCCGTCAAGATCGGCGAAACACTCTGCATCTGATGCTGGGTCGTATGGTATCGGTGGGTTTGAGCGATCGCGGATTGATCGGCCCAAGATTCAGTCGCAATCTTCTTCCGCAGCTTAATAATCGCGTCAAAAATCGCCTCTGGTCGGGGCGGACAACCGGGAATGTAAACATCCACCGGAATCAACTTATCAACCCCTCGTACTGCTGTCGGCGAATCCATACTGAACATACCGCCCGTAATCGTACAGGCACCCATCGCAATCACATACTTAGGATCAGGCATCTGTTCATACAACCGCACCAACGCTGGAGCCATCTTCATCGTGATGGTACCGGCAGTAATAATCAGATCAGCTTGCCGGGGAGAGGCCCGTGGCAACAGGCCAAAGCGGTCAAAGTCAAACCGCGAACCAATCAGTGCTGCAAATTCAATAAAACAGCAAGCGGTGCCATATAGCAGTGGAAACAAACTAGACAAACGAGTCCAGTTGTACAGATCATCCACCGTAGTCAAAATGACATTTTCAGAGAGATCCTGGGTTACCGTCGGAGCGCCAACTGGATTTATCAAACGCTCGTCAGGAGCCAGCATCGGTGCCTTACTTTCAGGGTTCATGACCATTCCAATGCTCCTTTTCGCCATGCGTACACCAAACCGACCACTAGAATCGCAATGA
Proteins encoded:
- a CDS encoding NAD(P)H-quinone oxidoreductase subunit J encodes the protein MADADVNQNETAEDGGAIVEAGPVSKWLTENGFGHESLAPDHLGIEVLTVEPQFLIPICTALFAYGFNYLQCQGAYDEGPGKSLVSFYHLVKVSDDATSPEEVRVKVFLPRENPTLPSVYWIWKAADWQERESYDMYGIVYEGHPNLKRLLMPEDWKGWPLRKDYISPDFYELQDAY
- a CDS encoding NADH dehydrogenase subunit K is translated as MLAPDERLINPVGAPTVTQDLSENVILTTVDDLYNWTRLSSLFPLLYGTACCFIEFAALIGSRFDFDRFGLLPRASPRQADLIITAGTITMKMAPALVRLYEQMPDPKYVIAMGACTITGGMFSMDSPTAVRGVDKLIPVDVYIPGCPPRPEAIFDAIIKLRKKIATESWADQSAIAQTHRYHTTQHQMQSVSPILTGKYLQTGTHETPPKELMAAMGMSVESSLEEAKQEEVNG